The Bacillota bacterium sequence GCTCAGCTTGGTACCAGAAGGCTACCGAGGCGATGTCGTCCTGCAGCGGCAGATAGCGACCGCCGGAACGCCATCCTAGAGCCTGAATTGTGACCCGCAAATCCTGTTCAAAACGAATGGGATCCATAATGTGCCAGCGATACATGCCAAAGCGCTGCTGACTTTGATAGAGTCCATCGGGTTTAATCACCTGGGGCAATCCCAAGAAGGGGGTAGAGTAGATACCGTACTCGCCCTTGGGATGCTCAAAGTTCCAGGCGCCTCCAAAGTAGTCTTCCGTTCCCGTTCCGCAGATCGTGGGCCAATCCTTGTCGCCATCGAGGTAAAACTTGATTTCGCCTTCACCCCACCAACCGTTGTTGTTGACGCCCCAGGCGATATAAGTGCCTACATAATGTCCATGGCCCTTGACGTTATCTAAAATGGTGTGGACTTCCTTGTAGGGCAAGGGGTTACTCCTTCGCCATTGGGCATGGAAATAGCCCATGTCCTCGGGAACATCGGTCAGGGTGTAGTCGATTTGGTAATATAGAATGACGGGTTCATCGCTGAGGCTTTCAATGGTAATCCGCGCCGACTTGCGGAAAGGCATTTCCCAGTAGGAATTCATACCCCCGG is a genomic window containing:
- a CDS encoding DUF2961 domain-containing protein, producing MYKFNGLGMGLGSLARLSYAKTRSISAENFTGEKGKGGMATEGTGANAARDLGQGWKVSPSISIPPHETVTLAEIEGPGAIQHIWMTTFPGNWRKLVLRFYWDDEENPSVETPYGDFFANGWCQRCNVNSLPVAVNPAGGMNSYWEMPFRKSARITIESLSDEPVILYYQIDYTLTDVPEDMGYFHAQWRRSNPLPYKEVHTILDNVKGHGHYVGTYIAWGVNNNGWWGEGEIKFYLDGDKDWPTICGTGTEDYFGGAWNFEHPKGEYGIYSTPFLGLPQVIKPDGLYQSQQRFGMYRWHIMDPIRFEQDLRVTIQALGWRSGGRYLPLQDDIASVAFWYQAEPHVPHPPLPDRDYLEVI